From a single Rutidosis leptorrhynchoides isolate AG116_Rl617_1_P2 chromosome 5, CSIRO_AGI_Rlap_v1, whole genome shotgun sequence genomic region:
- the LOC139849659 gene encoding protein ALP1-like, with product MWDEYLQMSEQTSILCLDYFCMCVITLYKREYMRSPNAHDVARLYSAHEERHGFRGMLGSIDCMHWEWGNCPVALKGQYTRGDHKKLTLMLEAVASYDLWIWHAFFGMAGSNNDINVLNQSPIFDKLKNGTFLSTQFEVNGHEYSKGYYLADGIYPDWATLVKGYSYPTEEPMIKFTRFQASARKDIEKAFGVLQGRFHIIRIASRSMSVNRMRKVMKCCLILHNMILEDNGFALSKWEEIFTTGKNGKWYGTYTEQRTGSRYHRKRNKGSRYA from the coding sequence ATGTGGGATGAATATTTGCAAATGAGTGAGCAAACATCAATATTATGTCTTGATTACTTCTGTATGTGCGTTATTACTTTGTACAAAAGGGAATACATGCGATCTCCGAATGCACACGATGTTGCTAGATTATATAGTGCACACGAGGAGAGACATGGTTTTAGGGGTATGCTCGGGAGTATAGATTGTATGCACTGGGAGTGGGGGAATTGTCCTGTTGCTTTAAAAGGACAATACACTAGGGGTGATCACAAGAAACTGACCCTTATGCTTGAAGCAGTTGCTTCATATGACTTGTGGATTTGGCATGCTTTTTTTGGGATGGCGGGTTCCAACAATGATATTAACGTTTTGAACCAATCACCTATATTTGATAAACTTAAGAATGGAACATTTCTATCAACACAATTTGAGGTAAATGGGCATGAATATAGCAAAGGATATTACCTTGCGGATGGTATATATCCCGATTGGGCAACTTTAGTTAAAGGATATTCATATCCTACTGAAGAACCAATGATTAAGTTTACAAGATTTCAAGCTAGTGCCCGAAAGGATATAGAGAAGGCTTTTGGGGTTCTTCAAGGTCGTTTTCATATTATACGCATAGCTTCACGAAGTATGTCAGTTAACAGGATGCGAAAAGTGATGAAATGTTGTCTCATATTACATAACATGATACTTGAAGATAACGGCTTTGCACTTTCTAAATGGGAAGAAATATTCACTACCGGAAAAAATGGAAAATGGTATGGAACGTATACAGAACAGAGGACGGGATCGAGATATCATCGCAAGAGAAATAAGGGATCGAGATATGCATAA